Part of the Virgibacillus natechei genome is shown below.
AATCCAGGTGTATCTGCCTCAACAACCAGTAAACTAATTCCCCTATGAGGCGGGTCAGCCTGCGAATCCGTTTTACAAACAACGACCACTAAATCGGCGGTGGATCCGTTTGTAATAAACGTCTTCTCCCCGTTAAGTATGTAGCCATCCCCGTCCTTGATTGCCGTCGTCTTAATCGCCGCCAAATCTGATCCCGCTCCAGGTTCTGTCATAGCAATTGCGGACACCAAATCTCCTGTTATCGCGCCAGGCATCCAGCGTTCCTTCTGTGATTCGGTGCCATAGGAAGCTATGTACGGCATGGCAATATCATTATGAAGACCAATTCCGACCATTCCAGTGCCAATCCGCTCAAATTCCTCGTTGATCACAACCGAATAGCCAAAATCAGCATCAAAGCCACCATACTTCTCGTCTACCCATGGACAAAGAAAACCTTGTTCTCCTGCCTTTTTCCAGAAATTCCTGGGTACTAGCTGATCTCTCTCCCACTGTTCAAAATAGGGATACGCTTCCTTCTCCAAAAACTTTCGTAAGGAACGACGAAAAATATCATGCTCTTCCCGTAAGTACGCTCTTTCCATGCAAAATTCCTCCTTTCGTTTTTACGCAGTTTAACGGGCAGTAAATCCCCACCTCAAAAATGAAGTAGGATTAAAACCTTAGGTGGGGGATAACTGCCCGTATAAGCCCGATTGGTTCAACTAACATTCAGTGGGGGGAGAACTAACCCCCTACTGAATGAAGTTTTACTTTATCTAGGTTGCATTCGTATCGCGCCATCAAGCCTAATCGTTTCCCCGTTTAACATCGGATTTTCGATTATGCTCTGCGTTAGACGTGCATACTCTTCTGGATAACCTAAGCGCGATGGAAACGGTGTCATTTCTCCCAACGCTTTTTTCGCTTTTTCTGGTAATGTTTCAAATAATGGCGTCTCAAATAGACCTGGTGCAATCGTCATAACCCTGATTCCAAGCGTAGAAAGGTCTCTTGCAATTGGCAGTGTCATGCCAACAATTCCACCCTTTGAAGCACTATAGGCAACCTGACCAATTTGCCCTTCATACGCTGCAACCGACGCCGTATTAATGATGACACCACGCTCGTTGTTTTCATTCGGTTCATTAGCCGCTATTTTTTCTGCAGCAAGACGTATGACATTGAACGTCCCGATTAAATTAACCTGAATCACATTTGTAAAGGAGGCTAAATCATGCACACCTCTTTTGCTATACGTCTTTTCCGCGATCGCAACCCCTGCACAATTGACAACTACATGAATTGGTCCAAACGTTTCGACAGCCTGATCCAATGCTGCCTGAACACTCGTTTCATCGGTTACATCTGTTTTGATAAAATATGCAGCTTCACCCAGTTCTTCCACAAGCTGCTCACCTTTTTCTTCCGCCATATCCAGAATAATAGTCTTAGCTCCTCTGGAAACGGCATTTCTCACAGTGGCCTCACCTAAACCAGATGCTCCACCAGTAACAACGATTACATGATTTTCAACTTTCATGAGGTTCCTCCTCCGTAACTATGTTTTTATTAAAATATGCAACAAATAATCCGCGATGTCTTCGGCGATTTCCGTTTTATCTTTTTTTCCGTCATCGGAATACCATTGCGTAACCCAATTCATCGCACCTAAAATGATATTTCTCACTATTTTTATATCCACCGATCCGAACACATCTGCCTCTATTCCTTCCAAAATTAGCTGATCAAAACATATCCCGTAATCATCTCTTAACTGAAAAATCGTTTCAATCTGCGGACTAGAAAAATATTGTTCTGGTTTAATCATCATTTCGAAACCACTGCGTTCCACCAAGATGTATTCGATATGTACAATCATAGCCCTACGCAACTTAGCTTTTACTGGCAATTCTTGATGCCGAACACCTTCTACGTTTTCAATACTACGCTCCAGTAGCATGACATGGCTTTGATACAACAAGTCTTGCTTATCTTTAAAATAATAATAAACAGAACCCTTCGTCATCAGAAGCTTGGAAGCAATCTCTTCCATTGTTGTACCATCGTATCCTTTCTCTGATAAAACGCTTACAGACATCCGCAGAATATCTTCTTTTTTCTTCGCTGTTTTTCTTTCGCGCAAAGACATTTCGTGTTCACTTCCTCTAGCATATCTTGTTTATTATTCTAATGGGTAGATTTTTGAATGTCAAGTTAGTTTTCTGAAAATTTTAATTGACAATAAATTATAACTCCCAACAGTTGATCGCCTTTCCGGCCTCTTTGGTTTGAATATTTTTAGATTATATGACCTTCTTATTAGGGAACGGGTTGATTGTGACCAAAAACGTTTCTTTGAAAATTCAGGCTAGAGAATAAATTTTTGTTTGCAAACCACTTTTTTGTGGTATAATATACATAGAAATACAAAAGTATCATAAAATAATAAAGACCGAAGATACGTCCATATCTTCGGTCAGCAATGAATCGCTCCCCTTCATGAAGGGTCAGCGCAAGTAAGTTCAAATAGACCTCACTCTGCTGTTAACATAAGGGAGGTCTATTTATTTTGGTCTAAGATTATCACAACAAGCGTTGCGAATGAAATCACCAAAACCATTGCCTCGAAAACAGACATAGGCAGCACC
Proteins encoded:
- a CDS encoding TetR/AcrR family transcriptional regulator, with the translated sequence MSLRERKTAKKKEDILRMSVSVLSEKGYDGTTMEEIASKLLMTKGSVYYYFKDKQDLLYQSHVMLLERSIENVEGVRHQELPVKAKLRRAMIVHIEYILVERSGFEMMIKPEQYFSSPQIETIFQLRDDYGICFDQLILEGIEADVFGSVDIKIVRNIILGAMNWVTQWYSDDGKKDKTEIAEDIADYLLHILIKT
- a CDS encoding 3-hydroxyacyl-CoA dehydrogenase, which codes for MKVENHVIVVTGGASGLGEATVRNAVSRGAKTIILDMAEEKGEQLVEELGEAAYFIKTDVTDETSVQAALDQAVETFGPIHVVVNCAGVAIAEKTYSKRGVHDLASFTNVIQVNLIGTFNVIRLAAEKIAANEPNENNERGVIINTASVAAYEGQIGQVAYSASKGGIVGMTLPIARDLSTLGIRVMTIAPGLFETPLFETLPEKAKKALGEMTPFPSRLGYPEEYARLTQSIIENPMLNGETIRLDGAIRMQPR
- a CDS encoding acyl-CoA dehydrogenase family protein — encoded protein: MERAYLREEHDIFRRSLRKFLEKEAYPYFEQWERDQLVPRNFWKKAGEQGFLCPWVDEKYGGFDADFGYSVVINEEFERIGTGMVGIGLHNDIAMPYIASYGTESQKERWMPGAITGDLVSAIAMTEPGAGSDLAAIKTTAIKDGDGYILNGEKTFITNGSTADLVVVVCKTDSQADPPHRGISLLVVEADTPGFTRGKKLDKVGQHSNDTCELIFEDARVPASNLLGESGKGFYYLMEKLQQERLMVAIQSMTSTEVMLELTTDYVKERKAFGRSISQFQNTQFKLAEMKTEFQIGRTFVDRLIEDHVAEKDVVTEVSMAKWWTTDLAKKVAGECMQLHGGYGYMEEYEIARRYRDVAVSSIYAGSNEIMKVIIAKNMGL